From the genome of Gemmatimonas sp., one region includes:
- a CDS encoding GNAT family protein: MDFSTFCVPVMFNPQPVVLAGRVVRLEPLGPEHASGLLLAGHHEELWRVTVQPPLVSTDAVAHYLAQAAEQAVRGDEVPFAIVSCETGAVIGSTRWMDISRAHRRVEIGGTWLAPAAQRTLANTEAKYLQLVQLFEVLGAVRVQFKTDLRNTQSQRALEKLGAIREGVLRRHMVLRDGYVRDSVYYGITDVDWLDVKRRLLERLAAGERRW; this comes from the coding sequence GTGGATTTTTCGACGTTTTGCGTGCCGGTGATGTTCAATCCGCAGCCGGTGGTGCTTGCTGGGCGGGTCGTGCGGCTCGAACCCCTTGGACCAGAGCATGCGTCTGGACTACTGCTGGCGGGGCATCACGAGGAGTTGTGGCGGGTCACGGTGCAGCCGCCGCTGGTGTCGACGGACGCGGTCGCGCACTACCTGGCGCAGGCGGCCGAGCAGGCCGTGCGAGGCGACGAGGTGCCGTTCGCCATTGTGTCGTGCGAGACGGGCGCGGTGATCGGGTCGACGCGCTGGATGGATATCTCCCGTGCGCATCGGCGCGTGGAAATAGGCGGCACCTGGTTGGCGCCGGCCGCGCAGCGCACGCTGGCGAACACGGAGGCGAAGTACCTGCAGCTGGTGCAGCTATTCGAGGTGCTGGGCGCGGTGCGCGTGCAGTTCAAGACCGACCTGCGGAACACCCAATCGCAGCGGGCACTCGAGAAGCTCGGCGCGATCCGAGAAGGCGTGCTGCGGCGGCACATGGTGCTGCGCGACGGCTACGTGCGCGACAGTGTGTACTACGGCATCACGGACGTGGACTGGCTGGACGTGAAGCGGCGGCTCCTCGAGCGGCTGGCGGCGGGCGAACGGCGATGGTGA
- a CDS encoding M24 family metallopeptidase, with protein MKRTIIATFAAALLAIAVPSMVRGQVPRAFAVPEAAALLPWSQQIAIREDWLTKRHALLLPMMRRHKIGMWIVVNEEFHDDPLSQYVAPPRPYTGNRDFFVFVDGGEQRLKKFAITAYTEENLARFFDAPFTEPRPPATTLRDLYQQYKPATVGLGIRGRRGQTRSLGYDAYRFLAETLGEDAEKTFVSASDLIEEYLDTRLPEETEHYRTAVSVTEAIVKRALSNAVITPNRTTVGDVRRALFDMLGAAGVRTWFQPDLRVQRTGDDIATSRGFLAVAPESTVIRHGDVVHVDFGISYMGFDTDWQKMAYVLQPGERDVPESFKRAMANTNTLQDAVMLRHARPGATGGSVFTNTMAEMKQRGIEAMVYSHPIGTQGHGLGASIDFRSPLRSDTTAQNSRLRLGSYISIELNTATPIPEWGGKKLFVMMEDDAFLTEQGFRFFRPRQESYYLNKAWASAMSRAPTTILNRRSRR; from the coding sequence ATGAAACGAACGATTATTGCAACATTTGCGGCTGCTCTGCTAGCGATCGCCGTTCCTTCCATGGTGCGGGGGCAGGTCCCTCGCGCGTTTGCCGTGCCGGAGGCGGCGGCATTGCTGCCGTGGTCGCAGCAGATCGCGATTCGCGAAGACTGGCTGACCAAGCGGCATGCGCTGCTGTTGCCGATGATGCGGCGCCACAAGATCGGGATGTGGATCGTGGTGAACGAGGAATTCCACGATGATCCGCTGTCGCAGTACGTCGCCCCGCCGCGCCCCTACACGGGCAATCGCGACTTCTTCGTATTCGTCGACGGCGGCGAGCAGAGGCTCAAGAAGTTCGCGATCACGGCGTACACCGAGGAGAATTTGGCGCGTTTCTTCGATGCGCCGTTCACCGAGCCACGCCCGCCGGCCACCACGCTCCGCGATCTGTATCAGCAATACAAGCCGGCCACGGTGGGACTTGGCATTCGCGGACGGCGCGGGCAGACGCGTTCGCTCGGTTACGACGCGTATCGCTTCCTGGCCGAAACGCTTGGCGAGGACGCCGAGAAGACCTTCGTGAGCGCCAGTGACCTGATCGAGGAGTATCTCGACACGCGGCTGCCGGAGGAGACGGAGCACTACCGCACGGCGGTGTCCGTGACGGAAGCGATCGTGAAGCGGGCGCTGTCGAATGCGGTGATCACGCCGAATCGCACCACGGTGGGCGACGTGCGTCGCGCCCTGTTCGACATGCTCGGAGCGGCCGGTGTACGCACGTGGTTCCAGCCCGACCTGCGTGTGCAGCGGACGGGCGACGACATCGCGACCTCGCGGGGATTCCTGGCCGTCGCGCCCGAAAGCACGGTGATCCGACACGGCGACGTCGTGCACGTGGACTTCGGCATCAGCTACATGGGATTCGATACCGACTGGCAGAAGATGGCGTACGTGCTGCAGCCGGGCGAGCGTGATGTGCCGGAGAGCTTCAAGCGGGCGATGGCGAACACGAACACGCTGCAGGATGCCGTCATGTTGCGTCACGCGCGGCCAGGCGCCACGGGCGGATCGGTGTTCACGAACACGATGGCGGAAATGAAACAGCGCGGCATCGAAGCCATGGTGTACTCACATCCCATCGGCACGCAGGGGCATGGGCTCGGGGCGTCGATCGACTTCCGCAGTCCGCTGCGCAGCGATACCACGGCACAGAATTCTCGGTTGCGATTGGGCTCGTACATCTCCATTGAACTCAACACCGCGACGCCGATTCCTGAGTGGGGCGGTAAAAAGCTGTTCGTGATGATGGAGGACGACGCCTTCCTGACGGAGCAGGGCTTTCGCTTCTTCCGGCCGCGCCAGGAGTCTTACTATCTTAACAAGGCGTGGGCCAGCGCGATGTCGCGCGCCCC